From a single Littorina saxatilis isolate snail1 unplaced genomic scaffold, US_GU_Lsax_2.0 scaffold_703, whole genome shotgun sequence genomic region:
- the LOC138954941 gene encoding uncharacterized protein, which yields MGGSGYSIKFDGDMLVGDVIAIVLGLLLMIENIFLLCTVHSAQHTPAPVRHLVSHQAFILILMGMSLVRTGFVFFVNNNETTLHECIVSSVLQGLTESLASWGTVLMGLFALALHSPLGKLHEAVVSRTRYQALLIALTWVLVLGEFGMSYALTDRYTKEGCVDVKPTPRLIHGVFDMVSLALLVVMLVLYALQVKRKRSAVGPEDATVKRLSTLLLSHLSQDEHVAETLVILCVLTLFLHFPAACVDLTHAVEQHPWDDVHIINFCVYLLTDFSNLLLLVVLFARHADLRAVFKRVFCRKCFLYDETFTREITSTYDHVRSCQEKLRNPSVARDFLDDPNKNKTLDNMPALKESAVTATTIGLLYYKPFGGSNPHASQSVEDHLRRIESGDDLDSK from the exons ATGGGCGGCAGCGGCTACTCTATCAAATTTGACGGGGACATGCTGGTCGGTGACGTCATTGCCATAGTGCTGGGCTTGCTTCTTATGATTGAGAACATCTTCCTCCTGTGTACTGTCCATA GTGCCCAGCACACGCCAGCCCCGGTGCGCCACCTGGTGTCCCACCAAGCTTTCATCCTCATCCTGATGGGCATGTCCTTGGTGCGGACCGGCTTCGTCTTCTTCGTCAACAACAATGAGACGACGCTCCACGAGTGCATCGTGTCGAGTGTGCTGCAAGGACTGACGGAGAGCCTGGCGAGCTGGGGCACGGTGCTCATGGGGCTCTTCGCCCTGGCCCTGCACAGCCCCCTGGGCAAGCTTCACGAAGCGGTGGTGAGTAGGACCAGGTACCAGGCACTCCTCATTGCGCTCACCTGGGTTCTGGTGCTTGGAGAGTTCGGGATGAGCTACGCGCTCACGGACCGCTACACGAAGGAGGGCTGCGTCGACGTCAAGCCGACGCCCAGGCTGATCCACGGGGTGTTCGACATGGTCAGCTTGGCCCTGCTGGTGGTCATGCTGGTTCTGTACGCGCTGCAGGTCAAGCGGAAACGCAGCGCCGTGGGGCCCGAGGACGCGACGGTCAAGCGACTGTCCACGTTGCTGCTGAGCCATCTGAGCCAGGATGAGCACGTGGCCGAGACGCTGGTCATCCTGTGCGTGCTGACCCTGTTCCTCCACTTCCCCGCCGCCTGCGTAGACCTGACACACGCCGTGGAGCAGCACCCCTGGGACGACGTGCACATCATCAACTTCTGCGTCTACCTCCTGACGGACTTCTCCAACCTCCTGCTGCTCGTGGTGCTTTTTGCCCGGCACGCAGACCTCCGCGCCGTCTTCAAGAGGGTCTTCTGCCGCAAGTGCTTCCTCTACGACGAAACCTTCACCAGGGAAATAACCAGCACCTACGATCACGTCAGGTCGTGCCAAGAGAAGCTCCGGAACCCCAGCGTGGCCAGAGACTTCCTCGATGACccgaacaagaacaagacacTCGACAACATGCCGGCGTTGAAGGAGAGCGCGGTCACGGCTACCACGATAGGCCTGCTTTATTATAAGCCCTTCGGTGGTTCGAATCCGCATGCTTCGCAGTCCGTTGAGGACCACCTTCGGCGAATAGAAAGCGGCGACGATCTAGACTCAAAGTAA
- the LOC138954937 gene encoding uncharacterized protein — MISDQYPCESWIHVYTDGSATDAVANGGAGVYASFPTTNIPTGKHCSDYSAEIQALVQAASIIQDSSSECLQAVFLTDALSVLEALAGGKLPHLMEKLHNVEQQ; from the coding sequence ATGATTTCAGATCAGTACCCGTGTGAATCCTGGATCCACGTCTACACTGATGGCTCTGCAACTGACGCCGTGGCCAACGGAGGAGCTGGCGTGTATGCATCCTTTCCTACCACTAACATTCCCACTGGAAAGCACTGCTCCGACTACAGTGCAGAAATCCAAGCCCTCGTGCAGGCTGCATCCATTATTCAGGACTCCTCTAGCGAATGTCTTCAGGCGGTCTTCCTTACAGATGCACTCTCAGTTCTGGAGGCCCTCGCAGGGGGAAAACTTCCACACCTCATGGAGAAACTCCACAACGTCGAACAACAAAG
- the LOC138954936 gene encoding uncharacterized protein: MSQSEESTRPKREVRYTEKYQLYKEEMDAKKGQKAKPPGATVTPKEDTFIDTYEAWKRGMQTIRQNLKHQLSDEELTNVIQTAENLRKCVLEAFTNIKTPDHLTRRRMDCCSANTNNIVSLAQIRMSETDQIAWNQEEETARLRVMLDTEYAHSVYGSKTSGSGRSCSSSASLWSSQESIATKRAEALAKLAAQEVEMQTRQEIAAERARLDRLEAEQNIRATKAMIKAYDELGHPEARPTVRQGAHEDNVTTHNQTLVNDKRQPPCAHVSYSRLPPCEPSTFTGDPLQFVKWKRSFEGLIGHTHISYAEKLALLERYTAGEAYECIEGAFFRFDTEAYDDAWRTLNERYGHPSVILNAFRKKLNNWPKVGGREYNDLRRFSDFLVTVDNASPHIPGLKHLDDEEENKKLLQKLPDWIITKWGNVVAQHDTDGRSYPSFHCFTQFLASQAKVATRPVCSLQALKEDKGETKPSHPTKYRGPNRTAVSMATTTDQQVNHTQNTPDVDSQSTRKLCVFCKQTNHFLPNCQTFQARPAEERRTFVKEQRRCFRCLRTGHHAKDCKNHHTCKKCQGKHPTALHDDNFVNKKGDRTRDAAGTQATETTATTCKVSCNASSHSALTVPVWISTKQDPDKERLVYALIDSQSDTTFVERSVVDFLNPSSRETTRLKIETLRDDIQSGIVCDRVSDLRVRAYNSDTFVELPPAYSIDYIPLRQSTIPTCNTAKSWSHLQQIAHELPPLLNCDPGVLIGFNCSHAFLPRQYIVGGDSEPFAVRTDLGWGIVGKTSPTSQGSSSENVSVCNRVTTKELPVIKPKDACRILERDFEQDEKDGKPTSHEDELFMNILRANVARDSDGHLQMPLPFKKKPVLPNNYVLAAQRLEHLKKKLQRNTEYYNEYNEFMNDIIRRGDAEEAKETTGQEWYIPHHGVFHPQKKKLRVVFDCSAKFNNTCLNDHLLVGPNLINNLVGILSRFRQHSVAFTCDVEKMFHQFRVTEEHCDFLRFLWWKDGNLTDSPAVYRMKVHLFGAASSPGCANYGLKHLAKENQDKFTEGSHFIERDFYVDDGLSSQPTEEKAINLIKEAVAICSTGGLRLHKFASNSHKVMESIPMSERNGNMQTMDLNFHDLPLERTLGMQWSIDNDTLHFSFMPSERPCTRRGILAIVASLYDPLGLIAPYVLTGKQILQEVCHKGTKWDDPVPIELQSAWNTWKEDMDQLKLVSIPRCYYPTNFGSITNVQLHHFSDASTTGYGMCTYLRLVNAEGQTHCSLVAAKARVAPKKIVSIPRLELAAAVVAAEVGHAIKQELSYTISKEFFWTDSRVVLGYINNEARRFHVFVANRVQKIRNLSDPSQWHYVPSEDNPADHASRGLRAAELMHSKWFSGPKFLWETKLSLPSATSSALKPEDPEVRTALTTQTTSCAVDLDDRLSRFSSWNVAARVMTRILRLNKSRDKSSTAELTVEEIHNAKLSIIRGVQSQFLAAEISCLSKKGSLPQTNKLHRTEPFLQDGILRVGGRLKKGSFSMGEKHPIILPKNSHVTRLVILHCHEKIKHQGRGMTLNEIRSQGFWVPGGSKQVAKVLSKCVVCRKLRSDAQGQQMADLPKERVEPSPPFTYVGMDCFGPMLVKNGRKEVKRYSLLFTCFCSRAVHLEMLDDMTTDSLINGIRCFIAIRGGAQKIFCDQGTNFVGADNELRSALKEMDEDELKQRLRDHQIQFVFNTPYASHAGGVWERQVQTVKSVLRATTALCPGRLDDSSLRTMLYESMAIVNCRPITAVHQGDPTSPEPLTPNHILTMKSNVPLPPPGKFMTEDLFLRKRWRRVQFLAQQFWSRWRKEYILALTQRQKWLHPKRNLKVGDVVLMKDQELPRNQWPLARVVAASPDDDGLVRHVTLNIAAKDLDKNGKRRSKLSVVERPVHKLILILESN; this comes from the coding sequence ATGAGTCAGTCAGAGGAGTCAACCAGACCAAAACGTGAAGTCAGATACACAGAAAAGTACCAACTATACAAAGAAGAAATGGACGCCAAGAAAGGTCAAAAGGCTAAACCACCAGGTGCTACAGTCACACCAAAGGAAGACACTTTCATAGACACTTATGAAGCATGGAAAAGAGGTATGCAAACCATACGTCAGAACCTAAAACACCAACTGTCTGATGAAGAGCTCACCAACGTAATACAGACAGCAGAAAATTTACGGAAGTGTGTTTTAGAAGCTTTCACGAACATTAAAACTCCTGACCACTTGACGCGGAGGAGAATGGACTGCTGCTCtgccaacaccaacaacattgTATCGCTAGCGCAAATACGCATGAGTGAAACAGATCAGATTGCTTGgaaccaagaagaagaaacagcacGCCTGCGTGTCATGTTGGACACGGAATATGCCCATTCAGTCTATGGGTCTAAAACCTCTGGTTCTGGCAGAAGTTGTAGCAGCAGCGCTTCCTTGTGGTCATCACAAGAGAGTATTGCTACAAAACGAGCTGAGGCGTTGGCTAAGCTTGCAGCTCAGGAAGTCGAGATGCAGACACGGCAAGAAATTGCGGCAGAGAGAGCACGCCTAGACCGCTTGGAGGCAGAACAGAACATCAGGGCTACAAAGGCCATGATCAAAGCTTATGATGAGCTGGGGCACCCAGAAGCAAGACCCACCGTCCGTCAGGGAGCCCATGAGGATAACGTGACTACCCATAACCAGACTCTCGTCAACGACAAGCGTCAGCCGCCTTGCGCTCACGTCAGTTACAGTCGCTTGCCACCATGTGAGCCGTCCACTTTCACTGGTGACCCACTTCAGTTCGTCAAGTGGAAGCGATCATTCGAGGGCTTGATTGGTCACACGCACATTTCATACGCAGAGAAGCTGGCCCTGCTTGAGCGCTACACCGCCGGAGAAGCGTATGAATGTATCGAGGGAGCATTCTTCAGGTTCGACACTGAAGCATACGACGACGCATGGAGAACGCTGAACGAACGCTATGGACATCCATCTGTAATACTGAACGCCTTCAGAAAGAAACTCAACAACTGGCCAAAGGTGGGAGGAAGAGAGTACAACGATCTGCGAAGATTTTCAGACTTCCTCGTCACCGTGGATAACGCCTCACCCCACATCCCGGGTCTCAAGCAtcttgatgatgaagaggaGAATAAGAAGCTGCTACAGAAGCTACCAGACTGGATCATCACAAAGTGGGGAAACGTGGTAGCACAACATGATACAGACGGCCGTAGTTACCCAAGCTTCCATTGTTTCACCCAGTTTCTCGCCTCACAGGCCAAAGTCGCGACTAGGCCAGTGTGCTCTTTACAAGCTCTAAAAGAGGACAAAGGAGAGACCAAACCATCACATCCTACCAAGTACAGAGGACCTAACCGTACAGCCGTAAGCATGGCAACGACTACAGATCAGCAGGtgaaccacacacaaaacactccAGATGTCGACTCACAATCTACTCGCAAGCTTTGTGTCTTTTGCAAACAGACCAACCATTTTCTACCAAACTGTCAAACCTTTCAAGCCAGGCCTGCTGAAGAACGAAGAACTTTCGTTAAGGAGCAGAGACGGTGTTTCAGGTGTTTGCGAACAGGTCACCATGCGAAAGACTGTAAAAATCATCACACCTGCAAGAAATGCCAAGGCAAACACCCCACAGCGCTCCATGACGATAATTTTGTCAACAAGAAAGGAGACCGCACCAGAGACGCTGCAGGTACGCAAGCCAcagaaacaacagcaacaacctgcAAGGTGTCATGCAACGCTTCCTCACACAGTGCGTTGACGGTTCCAGTGTGGATATCCACAAAGCAAGATCCTGACAAGGAAAGATTAGTCTACGCCCTCATAGACTCACAAAGCGACACAACCTTCGTTGAACGTTCAGTCGTAGACTTCTTGAATCCATCCTCCAGAGAAACCACGCGTCTCAAGATAGAGACACTCAGAGACGACATCCAGTCAGGGATTGTATGCGACAGAGTCTCGGACCTGCGTGTGCGAGCCTACAACAGTGACACTTTTGTTGAGCTACCACCTGCCTACTCCATTGATTACATTCCTTTGCGACAAAGCACCATACCCACTTGCAACACTGCAAAAAGCTGGAGCCATCTGCAGCAGATTGCGCATGAGTTACCTCCCCTACTCAACTGTGATCCTGGCGTTCTCATCGGGTTCAACTGTTCTCATGCGTTCCTGCCCAGACAATACATAGTCGGTGGTGACTCGGAGCCGTTTGCAGTGAGGACAGATCTAGGATGGGGCATCGTTGGGAAAACCTCGCCGACGTCACAAGGTTCCTCATCTGAGAACGTAAGCGTCTGCAATCGTGTCACAACCAAAGAACTCCCAGTCATCAAACCAAAGGACGCATGTCGTATATTGGAAAGAGACTTTGAGCAGGACGAAAAAGATGGCAAGCCCACTTCACACGAAGATGAGTTGTTCATGAACATTCTCAGAGCAAACGTTGCAAGAGACAGTGACGGACACCTACAGATGCCGCTTCCCTTCAAGAAAAAACCTGTTCTTCCAAACAACTACGTACTGGCAGCCCAACGTTTGGAACACTTGAAGAAGAAGCTACAAAGAAACACAGAGTACTACAATGAGTACAACGAGTTCATGAACGACATCATAAGAAGAGGTGACGCAGAAGAAGCCAAAGAAACCACAGGCCAAGAATGGTATATACCACATCATGGTGTTTTCCATCCTCAGAAGAAGAAACTCAGAGTTGTCTTTGACTGCTCTGCAAAGTTCAACAACACGTGCCTCAACGACCATCTACTTGTTGGCCCAAACCTCATTAACAACTTGGTGGGCATCCTCAGTCGATTTCGACAGCACTCTGTCGCTTTCACCTGCGACGTGGAGAAAATGTTCCACCAGTTCCGAGTGACTGAAGAACACTGTGACTTCCTACGTTTCCTCTGGTGGAAAGACGGCAACCTCACAGACAGCCCCGCTGTGTACCGAATGAAGGTACATCTGTTCGGAGCTGCTTCCTCTCCAGGCTGCGCCAACTACGGACTCAAACATCTAGCCAAAGAAAACCAGGACAAGTTCACAGAAGGGTCTCACTTCATTGAAAGGGACTTCTATGTGGATGATGGGCTATCCAGCCAGCCGACAGAGGAGAAAGCCATTAACCTCATCAAAGAAGCGGTAGCAATCTGCTCCACAGGAGGCCTGAGACTCCACAAATTCGCATCCAACAGTCACAAGGTGATGGAGTCGATTCCAATGTCAGAACGCAACGGAAACATGCAAACGATGGACCTCAACTTCCATGATCTGCCGCTGGAACGAACTCTTGGAATGCAGTGGTCTATAGACAACGACACTCTCCATTTCTCCTTCATGCCCAGTGAACGGCCATGCACACGACGAGGCATCCTAGCCATTGTTGCCTCTTTGTATGATCCCTTGGGGCTGATCGCACCATACGTTCTGACGGGCAAACAGATTCTGCAAGAAGTTTGTCACAAAGGCACCAAATGGGACGATCCTGTGCCGATAGAACTGCAGTCAGCATGGAACACCTGGAAAGAAGACATGGATCAGCTGAAACTCGTTTCTATCCCAAGGTGTTACTACCCAACCAACTTTGGTTCTATCACCAACGTCCAGCTTCATCACTTCTCAGACGCCAGTACCACAGGCTATGGAATGTGCACCTACCTGAGACTGGTGAATGCTGAGGGTCAAACGCACTGTTCTCTTGTCGCTGCCAAGGCAAGAGTGGCTCCCAAGAAAATTGTGAGCATTCCTCGTCTCGAACTGGCAGCTGCCGTTGTGGCTGCAGAGGTTGGTCACGCCATCAAACAAGAACTCAGCTACACCATCAGTAAAGAATTCTTCTGGACAGACTCTCGTGTAGTGCTGGGCTACATCAATAACGAGGCAAGGAGGTTCCATGTTTTCGTTGCCAATCGAGTGCAGAAGATCAGAAACCTCTCGGACCCAAGTCAATGGCATTACGTCCCATCTGAAGACAATCCTGCAGATCACGCTTCAAGAGGTTTAAGAGCAGCTGAGCTGATGCACAGCAAATGGTTTTCCGGACCCAAGTTTCTGTGGGAAACTAAGCTCTCCTTACCCTCGGCTACGTCATCAGCTCTCAAGCCTGAAGACCCAGAAGTTCGCACTGCCTTGACAACCCAAACTACGTCCTGTGCAGTAGATTTGGATGACAGACTATCTCGTTTCTCAAGCTGGAATGTGGCAGCACGTGTGATGACAAGAATCTTGCGACTCAACAAGTCTCGCGACAAAAGCTCAACAGCAGAACTTACTGTGGAGGAAATTCACAATGCCAAACTCTCCATCATCAGAGGTGTCCAGTCTCAGTTCTTGGCAGCAGAAATCTCATGTCTCTCCAAGAAGGGAAGTTTGCCTCAAACGAACAAGCTTCATCGCACCGAGCCATTCCTGCAAGACGGAATTCTTCGTGTTGGTGGGAGACTCAAGAAAGGTTCATTCTCCATGGGTGAAAAGCATCCCATCATTCTCCCCAAGAACTCTCACGTCACAAGACTCGTGATACTCCATTGTCACGAGAAAATCAAGCACCAAGGTAGAGGAATGACACTCAACGAAATCCGCTCCCaaggcttctgggtacctggagGCTCCAAGCAGGTTGCGAAGGTTCTCAGCAAGTGTGTCGTCTGCAGAAAGCTGCGAAGTGACGCCCAAGGTCAACAGATGGCTGATCTACCCAAAGAAAGAGTCGAACCATCCCCTCCCTTCACGTACGTGGGAATGGACTGCTTCGGCCCTATGTTGGTGAAGAACGGAAGAAAGGAAGTGAAGCGCTACAGTCTTCTCTTCACCTGTTTCTGCTCCAGAGCGGTTCATCTTGAAATGCTCGACGATATGACCACAGACTCGCTCATCAACGGCATTCGCTGCTTCATCGCAATCAGGGGTGGAGCGCAGAAGATTTTCTGTGATCAAGGTACCAACTTTGTGGGAGCAGACAATGAACTCAGGAGTGCATTGAAAGAAATGGATGAAGATGAACTCAAACAGCGGCTCAGAGACCACCAAATCCAGTTTGTCTTCAACACTCCATACGCAAGCCACGCAGGGGGTGTGTGGGAGAGACAAGTACAGACCGTGAAATCAGTGCTACGAGCCACGACTGCACTCTGCCCCGGACGACTTGACGACTCGTCTCTTCGTACAATGTTGTACGAATCCATGGCCATCGTGAACTGTCGACCCATCACTGCTGTTCATCAAGGTGACCCAACCTCACCAGAACCCCTCACTCCAAACCACATCCTCACCATGAAATCCAATGTTCCCCTTCCCCCACCAGGCAAGTTCATGACAGAGGACTTGTTTCTGCGAAAGCGCTGGCGTCGCGTCCAGTTCCTGGCACAGCAGTTCTGGTCAAGATGGCGCAAGGAGTACATCCTGGCACTCACCCAACGACAGAAGTGGCTTCACCCCAAGAGGAACCTCAAGGTGGGAGACGTGGTTCTGATGAAAGACCAAGAACTGCCCCGCAACCAGTGGCCACTGGCAAGAGTGGTTGCAGCATCACCAGATGACGACGGTCTTGTTCGCCATGTGACCTTGAACATTGCAGCCAAAGATCTCGACAAAAATGGCAAAAGACGTTCCAAGCTTTCTGTTGTCGAGCGACCTGTCCACAAGCTCATCCTCATCCTGGAAAGCAACTGA